In Oryza sativa Japonica Group chromosome 2, ASM3414082v1, the following are encoded in one genomic region:
- the LOC4328296 gene encoding protein CHLOROPLAST IMPORT APPARATUS 2, which produces MSSSCIPTGLRLDLDIVKAATSPGAHSSPLRPAHSSPSSTLSEASNTSSSSATSVSLKRARAPRKRPNQAYNEAAALLASIHPSVFPVKKSPKTASRPPTRQLSGLSAVFDPSSDLLPPLPVLADAAFLLRDTPPTPRQNCSSPAPVSSAFREFRDPAPLSPASPHTTDEPGELDFDDDCFLDVDEAAADGAAGGIDGIMGSLTVETNTAAATTSDDSILSSSGIHPYLRSLMVVGLAGRFELGLGSRHGARPNLNRALKRRDDDGAWWMWPAVPVKDITVAPPPPTPTPTPPRPQGTASNTTAAMPSPPSAPEKKKSKKKKVVKVEKVMAREKEEEESPPDARCKEEEAADGTVDAGNGDGAPTMAPKTGLGLKLDADDVLKAWSGKGSMFADGGAPESPKSAAEVRAKLADIDLFPENGNGAGGIREASVMRYKEKRRTRLFSKKIRYQVRKVNADCRPRMKGRFVRSPSLLQQVLEEES; this is translated from the exons ATGTCGTCTTCTTGCATACCGACCGGCCTGAGGCTGGACCTGGACATCGTGaaggcggcgacgtcgccgggCGCGCACTCGTCGCCGCTGCGGCCGGCgcactcgtcgccgtcgtcgacgctgTCGGAGGCGTCgaacacgtcgtcgtcgtcggcgacgtcggTGTCGCTGAAGCGCGCCAGGGCGCCGCGGAAGCGGCCGAACCAGGCGTacaacgaggcggcggcgctgctcgcgTCCATCCACCCCTCCGTCTTCCCCGTCAAGAAGAGCCCCAAGACGGCGTcgcggccgccgacgaggcAGCTCTCCGGCTTGTCGGCGGTGTTCGACCCCTCCTCCgacctcctcccgccgctccccgtcctcgccgacgccgcatTCCTCCTCCGCgacacgccgccgacgccgcggcagaactgctcgtcgccggcgccggtgagcaGCGCTTTCCGGGAGTTCCGCGACCCGGCGCCGCTGTCACCGGCGAGCCCCCACACCACCGACGAGCCCGGCGAGCTCGACTTCGACGACGACTGCTTCCTCGACGTCGACGAGGccgcggccgacggcgcggccgggggCATCGACGGCATCATGGGCAGCCTCACCGTGGAGACCAACACAGCCGCCGCCACAACCTCCGACGACTCCATCCTCTCCAGCTCCGGCATACACCCTTACCTCAGGAGCCTCATGGTGGTCGGCCTCGCCGGCCGGTTCGAGCTCGGCCTcggctcgcgccacggcgcgCGGCCAAACCTCAACCGCGCGCTcaagcggcgcgacgacgacggcgcgtggTGGATGTGGCCGGCCGTGCCAGTGAAAGACATcaccgtggcgccgccgccgccgacgccgacgccgacgccgccacggcCACAGGGGACAGCGTCGAACACCACGGCCGCAATGCCATCGCCACCatcggcgccggagaagaagaagagcaagaagaagaaggtggtgaAGGTGGAGAAGGTGATGGcgagggagaaggaggaggaggagtcgccGCCCGACGCGAGGTGCAAGGAGGAGGAAGCCGCCGATGGAACAGTGGACGCCGgcaatggcgacggcgcgccgaCGATGGCGCCCAAGACCGGGTTGGGGCTGAagctcgacgccgacgacgtgcTCAAGGCGTGGTCCGGCAAGGGGTCGATgttcgccgacggcggcgcgccggagTCGCCCAAGTCGGCCGCCGAAGTGCGG GCTAAACTTGCAGATATTGATCTGTTCCCTGAGAATGGAAATGGTGCTGGTGGCATCAGGGAAGCCAGCGTCATGAGGTACAAGGAGAAGCGGCGCACCCGACTGTTCTCGAAGAAGATCCGGTACCAGGTCCGGAAGGTGAACGCAGACTGCCGGCCTCGGATGAAG GGAAGGTTTGTTAGGAGCCCATCTCTTCTTCAACAAGTCCTGGAGGAAGAGAGCTAG
- the LOC4328296 gene encoding protein CHLOROPLAST IMPORT APPARATUS 2 isoform X1 yields the protein MSSSCIPTGLRLDLDIVKAATSPGAHSSPLRPAHSSPSSTLSEASNTSSSSATSVSLKRARAPRKRPNQAYNEAAALLASIHPSVFPVKKSPKTASRPPTRQLSGLSAVFDPSSDLLPPLPVLADAAFLLRDTPPTPRQNCSSPAPVSSAFREFRDPAPLSPASPHTTDEPGELDFDDDCFLDVDEAAADGAAGGIDGIMGSLTVETNTAAATTSDDSILSSSGIHPYLRSLMVVGLAGRFELGLGSRHGARPNLNRALKRRDDDGAWWMWPAVPVKDITVAPPPPTPTPTPPRPQGTASNTTAAMPSPPSAPEKKKSKKKKVVKVEKVMAREKEEEESPPDARCKEEEAADGTVDAGNGDGAPTMAPKTGLGLKLDADDVLKAWSGKGSMFADGGAPESPKSAAEVRAKLADIDLFPENGNGAGGIREASVMRYKEKRRTRLFSKKIRYQVRKVNADCRPRMKASTRTDS from the exons ATGTCGTCTTCTTGCATACCGACCGGCCTGAGGCTGGACCTGGACATCGTGaaggcggcgacgtcgccgggCGCGCACTCGTCGCCGCTGCGGCCGGCgcactcgtcgccgtcgtcgacgctgTCGGAGGCGTCgaacacgtcgtcgtcgtcggcgacgtcggTGTCGCTGAAGCGCGCCAGGGCGCCGCGGAAGCGGCCGAACCAGGCGTacaacgaggcggcggcgctgctcgcgTCCATCCACCCCTCCGTCTTCCCCGTCAAGAAGAGCCCCAAGACGGCGTcgcggccgccgacgaggcAGCTCTCCGGCTTGTCGGCGGTGTTCGACCCCTCCTCCgacctcctcccgccgctccccgtcctcgccgacgccgcatTCCTCCTCCGCgacacgccgccgacgccgcggcagaactgctcgtcgccggcgccggtgagcaGCGCTTTCCGGGAGTTCCGCGACCCGGCGCCGCTGTCACCGGCGAGCCCCCACACCACCGACGAGCCCGGCGAGCTCGACTTCGACGACGACTGCTTCCTCGACGTCGACGAGGccgcggccgacggcgcggccgggggCATCGACGGCATCATGGGCAGCCTCACCGTGGAGACCAACACAGCCGCCGCCACAACCTCCGACGACTCCATCCTCTCCAGCTCCGGCATACACCCTTACCTCAGGAGCCTCATGGTGGTCGGCCTCGCCGGCCGGTTCGAGCTCGGCCTcggctcgcgccacggcgcgCGGCCAAACCTCAACCGCGCGCTcaagcggcgcgacgacgacggcgcgtggTGGATGTGGCCGGCCGTGCCAGTGAAAGACATcaccgtggcgccgccgccgccgacgccgacgccgacgccgccacggcCACAGGGGACAGCGTCGAACACCACGGCCGCAATGCCATCGCCACCatcggcgccggagaagaagaagagcaagaagaagaaggtggtgaAGGTGGAGAAGGTGATGGcgagggagaaggaggaggaggagtcgccGCCCGACGCGAGGTGCAAGGAGGAGGAAGCCGCCGATGGAACAGTGGACGCCGgcaatggcgacggcgcgccgaCGATGGCGCCCAAGACCGGGTTGGGGCTGAagctcgacgccgacgacgtgcTCAAGGCGTGGTCCGGCAAGGGGTCGATgttcgccgacggcggcgcgccggagTCGCCCAAGTCGGCCGCCGAAGTGCGG GCTAAACTTGCAGATATTGATCTGTTCCCTGAGAATGGAAATGGTGCTGGTGGCATCAGGGAAGCCAGCGTCATGAGGTACAAGGAGAAGCGGCGCACCCGACTGTTCTCGAAGAAGATCCGGTACCAGGTCCGGAAGGTGAACGCAGACTGCCGGCCTCGGATGAAGGCAAGCACTAGAACTGATTCTTGA
- the LOC4328297 gene encoding mitogen-activated protein kinase 3, with product MAIMVDPPNGMGNQGKYYYSMWQTLFEIDTKYVPIKPIGRGAYGIVCSSINRETNEKVAIKKIHNVFDNRVDALRTLRELKLLRHLRHENVIALKDIMMPVHRRSFKDVYLVYELMDTDLHQIIKSPQGLSNDHCQYFLFQLLRGLKYLHSAEILHRDLKPGNLLVNANCDLKICDFGLARTNSSKGQFMTEYVVTRWYRAPELLLCCDNYGTSIDVWSVGCIFAELLGRKPIFPGTECLNQLKLIVNVLGTMSESDLEFIDNPKARRYIKSLPYTPGVPLASMYPHAHPLAIDLLQKMLIFDPTKRISVTEALEHPYMSPLYDPSANPPAQVPIDLDIDENISADMIREMMWHEMLHYHPEVVAAMSAR from the exons ATGGCGATCATGGTGGATCCTCCAAATGGGATGGGTAACCAAGGGAAGTATTACTACTCGATGTGGCAAACTTTGTTTGAGATAGACACTAAGTATGTGCCAATCAAGCCCATCGGGCGAGGAGCTTATGGGATTGTTTGTTCATCCATAAATCGTGAGACCAACGAGAAAGTAGCAATAAAGAAGATACACAATGTTTTTGACAACCGTGTTGATGCACTAAGGACTTTGCGGGAGCTGAAACTTCTCCGGCATCTCCGCCATGAGAATGTTATTGCTTTGAAGGATATAATGATGCCAGTACACAGGAGGAGTTTTAAAGATGTGTACTTAGTTTATGAACTCATGGATACTGACCTGCATCAGATAATCAAGTCACCTCAGGGTCTTTCCAATGATCACTgccaatattttctttttcag TTGCTTCGAGGACTGAAATATCTCCATTCAGCAGAGATACTCCACAGAGACCTGAAACCTGGAAATCTACTGGTTAATGCAAACTGTGATCTCAAGATATGTGATTTTGGTCTTGCACGCACAAACAGTAGTAAAGGTCAGTTTATGACTGAGTATGTTGTCACCCGCTGGTATAGAGCTCCTGAGTTGCTCCTTTGCTGTGACAACTATGGCACTTCCATTGATGTTTGGTCTGTTGGTTGCATCTTCGCTGAGCTACTTGGTCGGAAACCTATTTTCCCAGGAACTGAGTGCCTAAATCAGCTCAAGCTCATTGTCAATGTTCTTGGCACCATGAGCGAGTCTGACTTGGAGTTCATTGACAACCCAAAAGCTCGCAGATATATCAAATCCCTCCCCTACACTCCCGGTGTGCCCCTCGCGAGTATGTATCCGCATGCACACCCTCTTGCCATTGATCTTTTACAGAAGATGCTCATATTTGATCCTACCAAAAGAATCAGTGTCACCGAGGCTCTTGAGCACCCTTACATGTCCCCTCTGTATGATCCAAGTGCAAATCCTCCCGCGCAAGTGCCTATCGATCTGGACATAGACGAGAACATCAGTGCAGATATGATCAGGGAAATGATGTGGCACGAGATGCTCCACTACCACCCTGAAGTTGTTGCAGCAATGAGTGCCCGATGA